A single Rhopalosiphum padi isolate XX-2018 chromosome 4, ASM2088224v1, whole genome shotgun sequence DNA region contains:
- the LOC132930075 gene encoding laminin subunit alpha, with the protein MHAIAVGALWALVALQLARPVWPEVLTPPYFNLAEGRRITATATCGEGLQGPELYCKLVGANSERNVDYEGNLVIQGQVCDHCDESRPDKSHPPEYAVDGQETWWQSPPLSRGMKYNEINLTIDLGQEFHVAYVVVKMGNSPRPGVWVLERSADHGQTYHPWQYFADTVADCESYFGKESIKPITADDSVICDTSVSKIVPLENGEIFVKLLSNRPSANNFFNSFALQEFTRATNVRFRLLRVKNLLGHLMSVARQDPTTTRRYFYSIKDVSIGGRCRCNGHADLCDITDPTDSYKLICRCQHNTCGHNCERCCPGFEQKAWSQSKYDKLFECEPCNCYGHSETCVYDNATDASHLSIDIHGKYEGGGVCQNCRDHTTGINCDKCVFGYYRPVGKLLNETDVCQPCNCDNFYSTGNCTEGFGKCECKAAYAAPDCDRCSEGYYGYPDCKPCECFLDGTRGRQCENTGGQCPCKQNFGGKFCYQCADGFYDFPQCKSCECNEIGSRNSICDQNTGQCSCHSSYGNLSCDQCNHGYYGFPTCSYCNCDLIGSLPEVCNKTNGQCLCKEGYAGPRCDKCLHSYNGYPDCKPCGCSERGSATSICDASGKCPCLPSFAGRTCEQCSPGYYQYPECKFCDCNSQGSIGVSCDNDGKCKCKPNFTGTRCDKCKEGLYNFPICEECNCNPAGVLSTFVGCGSLPLGELCQCKPRVTGRICDECRELYWNLQPTNPDGCQECDCFMPGVLSGVGVCNPKSGQCVCKPSATSRRCDECSEGFYSLNENSLFGCTECGCNVGGSINGKCDKNSGQCLCQPRIVGRACTEPMQAHYFPTLHQLLYEAEDGRTPAYTPVRYGFDEKFFPEYSWKGYAVFSQLQSEIVQELNIEKPSIYRIVLRYVNLNNETILGLISITPETPNNINIEQKFMVQLKPTKTPTFVTVSGATGNIPSPFVMNPGRWAVTIKIEQNLFVDYFVILPAEYYEGDILVDKVLNPCVIDNIEVGLCRHFDYPSTSKFDQVKSTTALTFDGEEPIDFFDDLKQLDILGVPKLPVISEAQPELKLELSIINPGPYVILINYMTPSSIQTKAVIEIEVDEKMNSGKAILYACHHTTLCRQAAVDATGKVALFDINKPVTKVILKGGKDHSRVGIESIVALPLDKWSLDYINPNPSCVKKDGKCIQSFYPTPPDTKKVEFKTGNEARLSTTAPKDIFDNTTALIILDHEDSIVDLAGKVPSPGAYVFIVHFYQPDFPAFEMNALIHNGQTYEAVLPIKHCPSNSGCRSVVKQANGNINFQLTENFLLSLKEPNHKSVWLEYVLVVPAQEYSDSITVEQPFDYTGLFISNCGSNHFYINTSTTGFCKEATFSLTTAYNSGALPCNCNSDGSLSYVCDPYGGQCQCKPNVIGRRCEVCKTGYFGFPDCKSCNCPSVATCETSSGECICPPRVVGKNCDQCEPMTYGFDPIIGCEECNCNFFGVEDKNRQCDLFNGSCECKQNIVGRSCDHCRSGHWSFPRCYLCNCDYRGTTSEICNQNNSECYCKSNVYGQACDLCKDGTFNIQEKNDEGCSKCFCFGKTTRCQSSNLYRTEINDMENWLLKTVNVTTKPIIIEDVEFLLEKIEDDELGVDLTPKELQGKITYFFAPKKYLGNQIKSYGGFLNYSIQYTSNLFGSAVGGPDVILYGHDTYLFYFSLEQPASNTLFPSFVELVEQNFILANGLQTTREQIMQVLQNLHGIYIRATYWDPTVTTRVSSISLETAQEEYIQSKEIALSVEQCQCPANYVGLSCEDCADGFYRAQTGPYGGFCVPCQCNGHSNTCDKATGICNNCKHNTTGDHCEKCIVGYHGNASIGTPYDCLICACPLPIASNNFATGCEVSPDGNKISCDCLPGYFGARCESCNAGFYGSPETPGEVCKECQCSGNINKEDPGSCDSITGKCTRCLNSTFGESCQYCRPGYFGDAVNLKDCQACDCDKCGMEKCDNYNGLCVCHPNVEGEKCDRCAVNHYGFETCKGCKACECALASESSQCDDNTGLCRCKPGVAGRTCDRCKPGYWNYTEEGCISCGCNSEYSVGVSCNPRTGQCECLPGVIGDKCDHCPHRWVLIQPEPNMDQMTGVGCFECDTCTHSLLDVTDSLFTKLYYVSNEFKNVENGYFTAQRLLYLNDTVSKLKPNLTNLISSSTDLFPLNKNLTDFQKDITNLNRKSKSALSDALVLESKGDITNKMTIEVGLALDEAVSQSSKAVSEVTNLAQSLQDGAGPQIDTALNEAQTLLEDIKKSLPDMTNKNNESENLLIKSNDIHDKMIQFASPLETPSQSIKSLKNKKIKFFDDIMDIKNYTNIAKDKAMQTGVLNDANRESLSKENDRINSLTKLKDLANDGMEMLMKTVKETVDDIKQSKDAFAKLSAENELMKATKFKVETAIEKETRVLEELQRGLDKAKEHSNRLKEQADLMESLVKNSTSASETAIAAANSYKNIVAEIEKSLNAAKNASNAAKETINKSKGLDERVAIADQNSTKLLQDVRMALEQVQGGLEESLKDAKDKSSIVSNSKNQFDQRIDEIFKQLEQIASETPKSKNNMETVMANDEKSRQLINSLDNVVKSLPNHLIAAQQLNKDTDKAIKDVTQSNKQLDNALSLLPNATDSANRLKNKPEILQKEIEKLKSNVKTLQTKVITCRNMVNRIKVGVNLSKNSTLELRNPENLAQQSISTLASIYIKTDQPTGLILYLGNEVGTSRRMRRFKTDDFMALQVNNGYLELLMDIGSGTTTLSSDKIVSDNKWYKVVVERTGKTVKLVVHEDVGKGSNSNEITYSKETVLPGNSSSLNLDKDHSKLFVGGLPATFQAQNDIVDQSLEGRVEDLMLGNTFVGLWNFVDSSGVNSGSIERNKFMNTSSSGLRMNGEGYVVIESLYYQMKSKSSILLSIKTTSTDGLIFLAFKDNTFMSIELEGGSIVFRLNLGADTTSFISPLTYNDDKWHTIDATRVGKEAILKVDDKIIETGECNGKGTDLQVSEHLYIGGYPKDHGIREVTKFKYDGCIDSVQISTVQVNLNKYVDAQGIISGCPERITSLVSFKAGSRGYVRSPNLFVLDNSIELILRFKTTQSNGLLVYGKDGSSVFSLRIKSGILTFKSGGIHVSSTQSTRYDDDQWHDVFVAHTNQELLLRVDDFDNFQSENPPSPVRFLYSDFFFGGVPPEVDAETSMSDSFVGCISDVTFNGKIINFAQLTDAPRAIIGRCTEPSLTGFSIPEFNNTMKPKPPLRDELDMSMLAPILQTTASSTLVPDEITTKPTLPVGLCALSVNPQVDTDINKDSGYRFGNQVGSRFEYDSMMIKTKNDRNEISVDLKTSSTNGIIFFAYQSDGTDFMAVYLDYGKVNYHLSCNSTPMTIKAQMPVNDGDWHSISWTRSNANAELFVDSTPVGSSLSSCKNTNSIFYFGGTNPAAYQKVIEFIGMNETFVGCLRNFKVNSKDLGSPSRKYGVTKCSEKVEEGAFFYGNGGYIRLLEKFVIGREIEILMDIKPRSVDGILMSVQTVKKNLLILEMKNGTISFSVDTGKGPISASFTPASPYYLCDGLWHRIKAVKLKNVVQLGVDNMFATPDQYGKGGTSSNTPSKSLYLGGNPIYNNRQSNGYLGCIRNVEIVNNNLHDKILFKKFPTQMVHGNVTLSVCPTI; encoded by the exons gaattCCATGTCGCTTATGTTGTTGTTAAAATGGGTAACTCCCCTAGGCCGGGTGTTTGGGTACTTGAAAGATCAGCGGATCATGGACAAACATACCATCCGTGGCAATATTTTGCTGACACTGTTGC gGACTGCGAATCATATTTTGGAAAGGAAAGCATTAAACCCATTACAGCTGATGATTCAGTTATTTGTGACACGTCGGTTTCAAAAATTGTGCCATTAGAAAATGGAGAA ATATTTGTGAAGCTTTTGTCTAATAGACCTTCagcaaataacttttttaattctttCGCATTACAAGAGTTTACCAGAGCTACTAACGTACGATTCAGATTGCTGAGGGTAAAAAATCTTCTTGGCCATCTCATGTCAGTGGCCAGACAAGACCCCACTACAACAAGACGA tacTTTTACTCGATAAAAGACGTGAGTATTGGTGGTAGATGTCGTTGCAATGGTCACGCAGATCTATGTGACATAACTGATCCTACAGATTCTTATAAACTCATATGTCGTTGTCAACATAACACCTGTGGCCACAATTGCGAAAGATGTTGTCCAGGTTTTGAACAGAAAGCTTGGAGTCAGTCTAAATATGATAAGTTATTTGAGTGTGAAC CGTGCAATTGTTATGGTCATTCGGAGACTTGTGTTTACGACAACGCAACAGACGCGTCGCATCTATCGATTGATATTCATGGGAAATACGAAGGAGGTGGCGTGTGTCAAAACTGCCGAGACCATACAACAGGTATCAACTGTGATAAATGCGTTTTTGGTTATTACAGACCCGTTGGAAAGTTGTTAAATGAAACGGACGTGTGTCAAC cttgTAATTGTGACAACTTCTATTCAACCGGAAATTGTACGGAAGGTTTTGGTAAGTGTGAATGTAAGGCCGCTTATGCTGCCCCCGATTGTGACCGATGTAGTGAAGGATATTACGGATATCCGGATTGCAAGCCTTGCGAATGCTTCTTGGATGGAACTAGAGGAAGACAATGTGAAAATACTGGCGGGCAATGTCCCTGCAAACAAAACTTCGGTGGGAAATTTTGTTATCAATGTGCTGATGGCTTTTATGACTTTCCGCAAtgcaaat CTTGCGAGTGCAACGAAATTGGATCTAGAAATTCGATATGTGACCAAAATACTGGTCAGTGTTCTTGTCATAGCAGTTACGGAAATCTTTCATGTGATCAATGTAACCACGGCTACTATGGATTTCCCACGTGctctt attgcAATTGTGATTTAATTGGCTCATTACCTGAAGTATGCAATAAAACGAACGGGCAGTGTTTGTGTAAAGAAGGATATGCTGGTCCGAGATGTGACAAATGCTTACATAGTTATAACGGATACCCAGACTGTAAGCCATGTGGCTGTTCAGAACGGGGAAGTGCAACATCTATTTGTGATGCATCAGGAAAATGCCCTTGTTTGCCTAGTTTTGCTGGAAGAACATGTGAACAATGTAGTCCGGGATACTATCAATATCCTGAATGCAAAT tctGTGATTGTAATAGCCAAGGATCGATTGGAGTATCATGTGATAATGATGGAAAATGCAAATGTAAACCTAATTTTACAGGAACTAGATGTGATAAATGTAAGGAAGGTTTATACAACTTTCCAATATGTgaag agtGTAATTGTAATCCTGCTGGTGTTCTATCAACTTTTGTTGGATGTGGATCATTGCCGCTGGGTGAATTATGTCAATGTAAGCCGAGAGTTACTGGTAGAATATGCGATGAATGTCGAGAACTTTATTGGAACTTACAACCCACAAATCCGGACGGTTGTCaag aatgTGATTGTTTCATGCCTGGGGTACTTAGTGGTGTAGGTGTTTGTAATCCAAAATCTGGTCAATGTGTTTGTAAACCATCTGCTACTTCTAGAAGATGTGATGAATGTTCAGAaggattttatagtttaaatgaaaatagtttGTTTGGATGTACAG aatgtgGTTGTAATGTTGGTGGTTCAATAAATGGAAAATGTGATAAGAATAGTGGACAATGTTTGTGTCAACCTAGAATTGTCGGAAGAGCTTGTACTGAACCAATGCAAGCACATTATTTCCCAACTTTACATCAACTTTTGTATGAAGCTGAGGATGGTAGAACTCCAGCATACACCCCAGTTAGATATGGGTTTGATGAAAAATTCTTTCCAGAATATTCTTGGAAAGGTTATGCTGTTTTCTCTCAACTTCag AGTGAAATTGTTCAAGAACTAAATATAGAGAAACCGTCAATTTATCGAATAGTATTGAGATATGTAAATCTAAATAATGAAACCATATTGGGTTTAATATCTATAACACCTGAAACACCAAATAACATCAATATCGAACAAAAATTtatg gtACAACTAAAGCCTACAAAAACTCCAACTTTTGTGACTGTATCTGGAGCTACTGGAAATATTCCATCACCATTTGTTATGAATCCTGGACGTTGGGCTgttactataaaaattgaacagaATTTGTTTGTG GATTACTTTGTGATTTTGCCCGCTGAGTACTATGAAGGAGATATACTTGTCGACAAGGTATTGAATCCATGTGTTATTGATAACATTGAAGTTGGTCTATGCAGACATTTTGACTATCCTAGTACTTCTAAATTTGATCAAGTTAAAAGTACTACTGCATTGACTTTTGATGGTGAAGAACCAATTGATTTCTTTGatgatttaaaa caatTGGACATATTAGGTGTCCCAAAACTACCAGTCATTAGTGAAGCACAACCAGAACTAAAACtagaattatcaattataaatccTGGACCCTATGTTATCTTAATTAATTACATGACACCATCTTCTATTCAAACAAAAGCAGTAATAGAAATTGAAGTTGACGAAAAGATGAATTCTGGTAAAGCAATATTATACGCGTGTCATCATACTACTCTATGTAGACAAGCTGCAGTGGATGCCACCGGAAAAGTGGCTTTATTCGATATAAATAAACCAGTTACCAAAGTAATACTAAAAGGAGGAAAAGATCATTCAAGAGTTGGGATAGAATCAATAGTCGCTTTACCATTAGATAAATGGTCTTTAGACTATATAAATCCAAATCCTTCATGTGTAAAGAAAGATGGAAAATGTATTCAGTCCTTTTACCCCACACCTCCTGACACAAAAAAAGTAGAATTTAAAACTGGAAATGAGGCTCGTCTCTCCACAACTGCACCTAAAGATATATTTGACAACACTACAGCTTTGATTATCCTTGATCATGAGGACAGTATTGTAGATTTGGCTGGAAAAGTTCCTAGTCCAGGAGCTTATGTTTTTATTGTCCATTTTTATCAACCTGATTTCCCAG CTTTTGAAATGAATGCATTAATACATAATGGTCAAACATATGAAGCAGTTTTGCCAATAAAACATTGTCCATCAAACTCTGGATGTCGTTCTGTAGTAAAACAAGCTAATGGAAACATCAATTTTCAACTGACAGAAAACTTTTTACTAAGTTTAAAG GAGCCAAATCATAAAAGTGTTTGGTTAGAGTATGTTTTGGTTGTCCCAGCTCAAGAATATAGTGATTCTATTACAGTAGAACAACCGTTTGACTATACTGGATTATTCATATCAAATTGTGGAAGCAATCATTTTTACATCAATACTTCTACTACAG gtttttgtAAAGAAGCCACTTTTTCATTAACAACTGCATATAATAGTGGAGCACTACCTTGTAATTGTAACTCTGATGGTTCATTAAGTTATGTGTGTGATCCTTATGGTGGCCAATGTCAGTGTAAACCTAATGTAATCGGTAGACGATGTGAAGTTTGCAAAACTGGGTATTTTGGATTTCCGGATTGTAAATCATGTAACTGTCCATCAGTTGCTACATGCGAAACTTCATCAGGAGAATGTATTTGCCCACCACGTGTAGTTGGGAAAAACTGTGATCAATGCGAACCAATGACATATGGCTTTGATCCAATAATTGGATGCGAAGAGTGCAACTGTAACTTTTTTGGCGTGGAGGATAAAAATCGTCAATGTGACTTATTTAATGGATCTTGCga gtgCAAGCAAAACATTGTTGGCCGTTCTTGTGACCATTGTCGTTCTGGACATTGGTCTTTCCCTCGTTGTTATTTGTGTAATTGTGACTACAGAGGTACAACATCTGAAATTTGTAATCAG aaCAACTCTGAGTGTTATTGTAAATCTAATGTTTATGGTCAAGCATGTGATTTATGTAAAGATGGGACATTtaatatacaagaaaaaaatgatGAAGGATGTTCGAAATGTTTCTGTTTTGGTAAAACTACCCGATGTCAAAGCTCCAATCTTTACAGAACAgag ATAAATGATATGGAAAATTGGTTGTTAAAAACAGTCAATGTAACAACTAAACCAATTATAATTGAAGATGTAGaatttttacttgaaaaaataGAGGATGATGAACTTGGAGTTGATTTAACACCTAAAGAGCTACAAggaaaaattacatatttctttGCTCCAAAAAAATACTTGGGAAaccaaataaaatcatatggaGGATTTTTAAACTATTCCATTCAATATACTTCAAATCTTTTTGGAAGTGCTGTTGGTGGTCCTGATGTTATTTTATATGGCCATGAtacttatttgttttacttttcaTTGGAACAACCAGCATCAAATACTTTGTTCCCAAGTTTTGTTGAACTTGTAGAACAAAATTTCATACTAGCTAATGGATTACAGACGACTAGAGAACAAATAATGCAGGTTTTACAGAACTTACATGGCATTTACATCCGAGCTACTTATTGGGATCCAACAGTAACAACTAG GGTATCAAGTATATCATTGGAGACTGCTCAAGAAGAATATATCCAATCAAAAGAAATTGCATTGTCTGTTGAACAATGTCAATGTCCTGCCAACTACGTTGGATTATCATGTGAAGATTGTGCTGATGGTTTCTATAGAGCACAAACAGGACCTTATGGAGGTTTCTGTGTCCCTTGTCAGTGTAATGGACATTCAAATACTTGTGACAAGGCTACTGGAATATGCAAT aattgcAAGCATAACACTACAGGTGATCACTGTGAAAAATGCATTGTAGGTTATCACGGAAATGCATCTATTGGCACTCCTTATGACTGTCTTATATGTGCCTGTCCACTACCAATAGCTTCAAACAA ttttgcgACAGGTTGTGAAGTTAGCCCAGATGGTAATAAAATCAGCTGTGACTGTTTACCTGGTTATTTCGGAGCAAGATGTGAATCTTGTAATGCTGGTTTTTATGGTAGCCCTGAAACTccag gaGAAGTATGTAAAGAATGTCAGTGTTCTGGTAACATAAACAAGGAAGATCCAGGATCATGTGACTCAATTACTGGAAAATGTACACGTTGTTTAAACAGTACCTTTGGTGAATCATGTCAATATTGTAGACCTGGGTATTTTGGAGACGCTGTAAATTTGAAGGATTGTCAAGCATGTGATTGTGATAAATGTGGAATGGAAAAATGTGATAACTATAATGGTCTATGTGTCTGCCATCCAAATGTAGAAGGAGAGAAATGTGATAGATGTGCTGTAAATCATTATGGTTTCGAAACTTGCAag GGTTGTAAGGCATGTGAGTGTGCTTTAGCTAGTGAAAGTTCTCAGTGTGATGATAATACAGGATTGTGTAGATGTAAGCCTGGTGTTGCTGGCAGAACCTGTGATCGATGTAAACCTGGATATTGGAATTATACTGAAGAAGGATGCATAT caTGTGGTTGTAACTCTGAATACAGTGTTGGTGTTAGTTGCAATCCTCGAACAGGACAGTGTGAATGTTTACCTGGTGTAATTGGAGATAAATGTGACCATTGTCCTCATCGTTGGGTATTAATACAACCTGAACCAAATATGGATCAAATGACTGGAGTTGGTTGCTTTGAATGTGACACTTGTACACATTCTCTTTTAGATGTAACAGATAGTTTATTTACTAAACTATACTACGTCTCCAATGAATTTAAA AATGTGGAAAATGGATATTTCACTGCTcaacgtttattatatttaaatgatacagTATCAAAATTGAAACCAAATTTAACTAACCTCATATCAAGTAGTACTGATTTGTTCCccctaaataaaaatttgactgATTTCCAAAAAGACATCACAAATCTAAATAGAAAG TCAAAGTCAGCTTTATCAGATGCATTAGTATTAGAATCAAAAGgtgatataacaaataaaatgacGATCGAAGTGGGTTTAGCATTAGATGAGGCAGTGTCACAATCGTCTAAAGCTGTCAGTGAAGTAACCAATTTAGCACAAAGTCTTCAAGATGGCGCAGGTCCACAAATTGATACAGCATTAAATGAAGCACAAACATTGTTGGAAGACATAAAAAAATCGCTTCCAGacatgacaaataaaaataatgagtcagaaaatttacttattaaatcaAATGATATTCATGACAAAATGATACAATTTGCATCGCCGTTAGAAACACCTTCCCAatcaataaaatctttaaaaaataaaaaaataaagttcttTGATGACATTATggatattaaaaactatactaaTATTGCTAAAGATAAAGCAATGCAAACTGGTGTACTAAATGATGCAAATCG TGAATCGTTATCAAAAGAAAATGATCGAATAAATTCATTGACAAAACTAAAAGATTTAGCAAATGATGGTATGGAAATGTTAATGAAAACAGTAAAAGAGACTGTTGATGACATAAAACAATCTAAGGATGCATTTGCTAAGCTTAGTGCAGAAAATGAATTAATGAAAGCCACTAAATTTAAAGTAGAAACAGCAATTGAAAAAGAAACACGAGTGCTGGAAGAATTACAAAGAGGTTTAGATAAAGCGAAAGAACATTCCAATAGACTTAAAGAacag GCTGATTTGATGGAGTCTTTAGTCAAAAATTCAACCTCTGCATCTGAAACAGCAATTGCAGCTGCaaattcatacaaaaatatagtagcagaaatagaaaaatcattaaatgctGCTAAAAATGCAAGTAATGCAGCCAAAGAAACCATTAATAAG TCAAAAGGACTTGATGAAAGAGTTGCTATAGCTGAccaaaattcaacaaaattactGCAGGATGTTAGAATGGCTTTAGAACAAGTACAGGGAGGCTTAGAAGAATCATTAAAAGATGCTAAAGATAAATCATCAATAgtttcaaattcaaaaaatcaatttgacCAACGAATAGACGAGATATTTAA acaattAGAACAGATTGCATCCGAAActccaaaatcaaaaaataacatGGAAACTGTTATGGCCAATGATGAAAAGTCTCGACAATTAATCAATAGTCTTGATAATGTTGTTAAATCATTACCAAATCATCTTATTGCAGCCCAACAACTCAATAAAGACACGGACAAAGCTATTAAAGATGTCACACAGTCAAATAAGCAAT TGGATAATGCACTATCACTTTTACCAAATGCAACTGATTCTGCTAATCGCCTGAAAAATAAGCCAGAAATACTTCAAAAAGAAATAGAAAAGTTGAAATCTAATGTGAAAACACTTCAAACTAAGGTTATTACGTGCAGAAATATGGTGAACAG gATTAAAGTAGGAGTAAATTTATCAAAGAATTCAACTCTTGAACTTCGAAATCCTGAAAATTTAGCTCAACAAAGTATTAGCACTCTTGCAtcgatatatattaaaacagatCAGCCAACAGGTCTCATATTGTATCTTGGAAACGAAGTTGGTACTAGTCGTCGAATGAGAAGatttaaaact gATGATTTCATGGCattacaagttaataatggatATTTAGAATTGTTAATGGATATTGGTTCTGGTACTACAACACTTTCTAGTGATAAAATAGTATCGGATAACAAGTGGTATAAAGTCGTTGTTGAAAG AACTGGTAAAACAGTGAAATTGGTTGTACATGAAGATGTAGGAAAAGGTTCAAATTCTAATGAAATAACTTATTCCAAAGAAACAGTTCTTCCCGGAAATTCTTCTAGTTTGAATTTAGATAAAGATCATTCAAAGTTATTTGTAGGAGGGTTACCTGCTACATTCCAAGCTCAAAACGATATAGTAGATCAATCGTTAGAAGGTCGTGTTGAAGATTTAATGCTTGGAAATACATTTGTTGGCCTTTGGAACTTTGTAGATTCTTCAGGTGTAAATAGTGGATCAATTGaaag gaatAAATTTATGAACACATCTAGTTCTGGGCTTCGTATGAATGGTGAAGGATATGTTGTTATAGAATCTCTTTATTACCAAATGAAATCTAAATCATCTAttcttttaagtataaaaaccaCATCTACTGATGGACTGATATTTTTAGCTTTCAAAGACAATACTTTTATGTCTATTGAACTAGAAGGAGGAAGTATTGTTTTTCGA CTAAATTTGGGTGCCGATACCACATCATTTATTTCTCCTCTTACGTATAATGACGATAAATGGCATACAATTGATGCAACTAGAGTAGGTAAAGAAGCTATACTGAAAGTTGATGATAAAATCATAGAAACAGGAGAATGCAATGGAAAAGGAACCGATCTTCAG gTTTCTGAACATTTGTACATTGGTGGTTATCCAAAAGATCATGGAATTAGAGAAGTAACTAAGTTCAAGTACGACGGATGCATAGACAGTGTACAAATTAGTACAGTCCAAGTAAATCTCAACAAGTATGTCGATGCCCAGGGTATTATTTCAGGATGTCCAGAAAgg ATTACCAGCCTTGTATCATTTAAGGCAGGCAGTAGAGGCTATGTTAGATCGccaaatttgtttgtattagaTAATTCAATTGAATtgatattaagatttaaaactaCTCAATCAAATGGTTTACTAGTATATGGTAAAGATGGGTCATCTGTTTTTTCATTGCGTATTAAATCTGgaattttaacgtttaaaaGTGGGGGAATTCATGTTTCTTCCACACAATCTACACGATATGATGATGATCAGTGGCATGATGTATTTGTTGCACACACAAATCAAGAACTTTTGCTTCGTGTTGATGATTTTGATAATTTCCA ATCTGAAAATCCTCCGTCACCAGTGCGGTTCCTTTACTCTGACTTTTTCTTTGGCGGTGTTCCACCGGAAGTCGATGCTGAAACTTCAATGTCCGACTCATTTGTTGGTTGTATTAGTGATGTAACATTCAAtgggaaaataattaattttgctcAGCTTACTGATGCACCAAGAGCTATAATAGGAAGATGTACAGAACCATCACTAACTGGATTTAGTATACCAGAATTCAATAACACaa TGAAACCAAAACCTCCGCTAAGAGATGAATTAGACATGAGCATGCTGGCACCCATTTTGCAAACTACCGCCTCTTCCACACTTGTCCCAGATGAAATAACCACTAAACCTACTCTCCCGGTAGGATTATGTGCACTATCAGTAAATCCACAAGTAGATACTGATATAAATAAAGATAGTGGATATAGATTTG GAAATCAAGTGGGAAGTCGTTTTGAATATGATTCAATgatgataaaaactaaaaatgacaGAAACGAGATTTCAGTTGACTTAAAAACTTCTAGCACaaatggaataatattttttgcctATCAATCCGATGGGACGGACTTTATGGCTGTTTATTTAGATTATGGAAAA gttAACTATCATTTGAGCTGTAACTCTACACCAATGACAATTAAAGCTCAAATGCCAGTTAATGACGGAGATTGGCATTCTATTAGTTGGACCAGGTCTAATGCAAATGCTGAGTTATTCGTAGATAGTACACCAGTTGGATCCAGTTTGTCAAGCTGTAAAAACACAAATTCCATATTCTATTTTGGAGGCACTAATCCAGCAGCTTATCAAAAAGTCATTGAATTTATA ggAATGAATGAAACATTTGTTGGTTGTTTACGCAATTTCAAAGTCAACTCTAAAGATTTAGGAAGTCCTAGTCGTAAATATGGTGTAACCAAATGTTCCGAAAAAGTTGAAGAAGGAGCATTTTTCTACGGAAATGGCGGTTACATtagattat TGGAAAAATTTGTTATTGGTAGAGAAATTGAgattttaatggatataaaaCCAAGAAGTGTTGATGGAATTTTGATGTCAGTTCAAACAGTTAAgaagaatttattaatattggaaATGAAAAATGGAACAATATCATTTTCTGTGGATACTGGTAAAGGTCCGATTTCTGCTTCCTTTACTCCAGCATCTCCTTACTATCTATGCGATGGCTTATGGCATAGAATTAAAG CCGTGAAActgaaaaatgttgtacaattgGGTGTAGATAACATGTTTGCAACACCAGACCAATATGGTAAAGGAGGAACATCCAGCAATACACCAAGCAAATCACTATACCTTGGTGGTAATCCAATATACAACAATCGCCAATCCAATGGATACTTAGGATGTATACGGAATGTTGAGAtagttaacaataatttacatgataaaattttatttaagaagTTCCCAACCCAGATGGTGCATGGCAATGTCACATTAAGTGTTTGTCCAACAATTTAG